The genomic window GGATCGGCGTGTACCTCTTCCTGGCGGCGGTCCTCTTCCAGCTGATCACCCTGCCCGTCGAGTTCGACGCGTCCGCGCGCGCGCTGCGCGTCCTCGGCAGCGGAGGCTACCTGTCCGCGCAGGAGCTGGGCGGCGCGCGCAGGGTGCTGTCGGCCGCGGCGCTGACCTACGTGGCCGCGGCGCTCATGGCGATCATGCAGTTCGTGTACCTCCTCGGACTGGCGCGGCGCAACGACTGACGCGCCGGGTTCGACTTGCTTGCGCGGAGGCCGGGCCGCCGGTCTCCGCGCGTTTGTGGGCATCATCTGCTCGGGGGTGCGCCCGTGCGAAACGCCGAGCTTTGCGGCCCGCGCGACGCGGCGCTCGCCGCGCTGCTTGAGGTCGAGCGGTCCGGCCTGTCCGCGAAAGAAGCGCTGGAGGCGCAGTTCCGCCGCCAGGCGATGGGGGACGCCGATCGGGCGCTGGCGACCGCGCTGACCTACGGGGTGGCCCGCGAGCGGCGCGCGCTGGACGAGGCGCTGAAGCCGTTCAGCCGGCGGCCGCTCGGCCGGCTCGACCCGGTCGTCCGCGCGATCCTGCGGCTCGCCGTGTACCAGCTGCGCTCCCTCGACCGCGTCCCTCCGCACGCCGCCGTCCACGAGGCCGTCGAGCAGGCGAAGCGCCACGCGCCGCGCGGGTCGGAGGGATACGTCAACGCCGTGCTGCGCAGCGTGCTGCGCGCAGCGGGCAGTCCTGGCGAGGCGGTGGACGCGGGCGCGGCGCCGGCGGGCGCGGGCGCGACGCGGCCGTCGCGCGAGGTCGACGCGGCGCGGCGGCTGGCGGCGACGCACTCGTTCCCGCTGTGGATCGTGGAGCGGTGGTTGTCACGCTACGGGACCACGGAAACCGAGGCGATGCTGCGCGCCGCGAACGAGGCTCCGGTCGTCACGCTGCGCGTGAACCGGCGGCGGGCGACCGTCGCGCAGGTGCGGGAGAGCCTGGAGCGCGAAGGCGTGGAGGTCGAGCCGGCGCGGCTGTTTCCGGACGACGCGCTCCGCGCCCGCCGCACGCGGGGCCTGGCGCGCCTGGAGGCGTTCCGCCGCGGCTGGATCCAGGCCCAGGACGAGAGTTCGATGGTCGCGGTGGCCGCCCTCGACCCGCGGCCCGGGCAGTTGGTGCTCGACATCGCGGCCGCCCCGGGCGGCAAGGCCTGCCACATCGCGGAGCGGATGGACGACCGGGGCCGCGTCATTGCGAACGACAGCGACCCGTCGCGCGCCGAGCATATCCGGGAGAACGCGCGCCGCCTGGGTCTGGCGTCCATCGAGGTGACGACGGTCGACGCCCGCCGTCTTCCCGAGCGCTTCGCCGGCGCGGCGGACCGCGTGCTCGCGGACGTGCCCTGCACGGGCCTGGGCGTGCTGCACCGGCGTCCGGAGGCGCGATGGCGCAAGCGGCCGGACGATCCGCGCGCGCTTTCCGGCCTCCAGTACGAGCTGGCGGCCGCCGGCGCGGCCTGCCTGCGCCCCGGCGGCGTGATGGTGTACAGCACGTGCACCACGGAACCCGAGGAAAACGAGCAGGTCGTGGCGCGCCTGCTCGCGGAGCGGGATGACCTCGCCCTCGACGACCTTCGCCCCCACCTGCCGCCGTCGCTGCGCGGGGAGCCTTCGGCGGCGCGGGGGTGGCTGCAGCTGTGGCCGCACCGGCACGGCGTGGACGGTTTTTTTATCGCGCGGCTCGTCCGGCGGGCGTAGCGGGCAGGGCACGGCGGGAATGCGGCGAAACGATGACACTCATGGCCCGGGAGGCGTCGGCATGCGCAGTTTGAAGGACCTCTTTCCGGACGAGCTGTCCGCCGTCATGCGGGAACTCGGCGCCCCCGCGTACCGCGGGCGCCAGCTCTTCCGGTGGCTGCACGCGCGCGCGGCGACGAGCTTCGCCGAGATGACGGACCTCCCCGCCAGCCTGCGGGAGCTTCTCGCGGCACGGTACAGCGTGGGTTACGCGCCCGTGATCCTGCGCCAGGAGGACCCGTTCGACCGCACC from Clostridia bacterium includes these protein-coding regions:
- the rsmB gene encoding 16S rRNA (cytosine(967)-C(5))-methyltransferase RsmB, which produces MRNAELCGPRDAALAALLEVERSGLSAKEALEAQFRRQAMGDADRALATALTYGVARERRALDEALKPFSRRPLGRLDPVVRAILRLAVYQLRSLDRVPPHAAVHEAVEQAKRHAPRGSEGYVNAVLRSVLRAAGSPGEAVDAGAAPAGAGATRPSREVDAARRLAATHSFPLWIVERWLSRYGTTETEAMLRAANEAPVVTLRVNRRRATVAQVRESLEREGVEVEPARLFPDDALRARRTRGLARLEAFRRGWIQAQDESSMVAVAALDPRPGQLVLDIAAAPGGKACHIAERMDDRGRVIANDSDPSRAEHIRENARRLGLASIEVTTVDARRLPERFAGAADRVLADVPCTGLGVLHRRPEARWRKRPDDPRALSGLQYELAAAGAACLRPGGVMVYSTCTTEPEENEQVVARLLAERDDLALDDLRPHLPPSLRGEPSAARGWLQLWPHRHGVDGFFIARLVRRA